The Starkeya sp. ORNL1 DNA window TCACGCCCTGGATATAAGAGGCGATGACATGGCGGAAGGCGACGCGGCGGGTGCCGATCTGCGTCTTCTCGTCGAGCAGCGAGCTGCCGAGCACGGATTTGAGGCCGCTCATCAGCCGGCCGTCGACGCCCTCGACATAGGCCTCGATGGCGGCGCGGCCGAGCCGGCGGGCGCCGAAGCGATCGAAGAAGATGGCGCTCGGCAGCGTGCTCTCGCCATCCTCCAGGTCGCACAGCACCGCGCCATCATCGCGCGGCACGCCAAGCGTGGTGTTCGAGGTTCCGAAGTCCAGTCCGCACGCCGTCATGTGGATCTCTCTGCACGTTGCGTTTCAACAAAGAGGCGGAACGGCGGGCAAGCCGCCGTTCCGCCAGTCGCTCCACAGGGAGGAGCGGTGAGATGGTCGCCCGCTCATGCCACCGCGGCGCGCACCGTCCGGAACCGCCGCCACAGCGGCGACATCAGGATCAGCGCGGCGATCACCAAGAGCACCGCCGAGATCGGACGGTCGACCAGGATGATCGGATCGCCCACCGACATCGCCAGCGACTGGCGTATCGCCCGCTCCATCGGCTGGCCCAGCACGAAGCCGAGGATCAGCGGCGCTGTCGGGAAGGCGCCCTTCGGCATGATGAAGCCGATCAGGCCGAACAGCAGCAGCAGCACGATGTCGAACAGATTGCCCGACGCGCCATAGGCACCTGCGACCGCAATGCCGAGAATGGCCGGGTGCAGTATGTAGATCGGCACCCGCAGGATCTGCGCGAACACGCCGACCAGCGGCAGGTTCATGACCAGCAGCACGACATTGCCGATATAGAGGCTGGCGACGAGGCCCCAGAACACGTCGGGAGATTCCGTCATCATCAGTGGGCCCGGCTTCACCCCCCACAGGATCAGCGCCGAGAGCAGCACCGCGGTGGACGAGCCGCTGGGGATGCCGAAGGTCAGCAGCGGCAGCAGCGCGCCGCCGGTGTCGGCATTATTGGCGCCCTCCGGTGCGGCGAGGCCTTCCGGCGCGCCCTGGCCGAAGCGCTCGGGATGCTTGGAGACCGCCTTCTCGATGCCGTAGGACACGAAGGAGGCGACCGTCGCCCCGGCGCCGGGCAGCAGGCCGATGATGAAGCCGGTTATCGAGCCGTTGAAGAAGGCGAAGCGGCAGGCCTTCAGCTCCTCCCAGGACGGCAGCAGGTTGCGCAGCCCCTTCGGCACGGTGAGCAGCTCGCTCTTCTCCTTGCTCTCGATGTTGAGCAGGATCTCCGCGATGGCGAAGATGCCGATGGCCACCGTCATGAACTCGATGCCGCCGAGCAGTTCGCTCCTGCCGAAGATGAAGCGGGACTGCGCGGTGAAGAGATCGGTGCCGACGGTGGCGAGCCACAGGCCGAACACCAGCGACAGCACCGACTTGATCATCGACTTGCCGGACAGCAGCACCACCAGCGACAGGCCCATCACCATCAGCGCGAAATATTCCGGCGAGGAGAAGCTGAGCGCGAAGTTCGCGATCGGCGGGGCGACGAAGGTCATCAGCAGCAGGCCGACGGTGCCGGCGACGAAGGAGGCGATGGCGGCAATGCCGAGCGCCGCCCCTGCCCGCCCGTTGCGAGCCATCTGGTAGCCGTCGATGCAGCTCACCACCGAGGAGGCTTCACCCGGCATGTTGAGCAGGATCGAGGTGGTGGAGCCGCCGTATTTCGCCCCGTAATAGATGCCGGCAAGCATGATGATGCCGCCGGTCGGGTCCATGGTGTAGGTGAGCGGCAGCAGCAGCGAGATGGTCGCCGCCGGGCCGAGGCCGGGCAGGATGCCGATCACCGTGCCGAGGAAACAGCCGACGAAACACCAGAAGATGTTCGCCGGCAGCATGGCGATGCCGAAGCCATGCATCAGTCCGTTCAGAGCTTCCATTGGTCAGAATCCCCAGATGGCGCTGGTGGGCAACGGCGATTCCAGGAGCTCGGAGAAGCCGAGATAGAGCACCGCCACGATGGAGGCCGCAGTGATCGCCGCGCCCAGCGTCGGGCGGTTGAAGACCACGCGGATGATGAAGAACAGCACGGCGCCGAAGCCGATGATGAAGCCGAAGGCCCACATCAGCGGCACGCTCACCGCGAGCGCGGCCCAGGTGGAGAACGCCTCGAGGCGGCCGCCTTCGTTGGGCTCGTCCTGCGGCAGCGGCTTGCCGACGCCGCCGGCGCGGATTGCCTGCAGCGTGAGCCACAGCGCGAACAACAGCATCACCCCGCCATAGATCAGCGGGAAGAAGCCCGGCCCCGGCCCGTCGCGTTCATAGACGGTCCAGCCCAGCGATTGATGGACGATGTAGATGCCGAGTAACGATAGGCCGGTTCCGAATATGATGTTCGGATCGCGTGCGTATCTGAGCATGAAGTGCTCCCCGCTATATTCAGCTCATTGAATGGAGCCGATCCTGCTTTCCCGGCGGATCGGCGATATTGCTGCGGTGCTCGGCTTGAGCATCCTTCGAGGCTCGCAGCGCTCGCACCTCAGGATGAGGTTGTAAAAAAGCGACCTCATCCTGAGGTGCCGGCCGAAGGCCGGCCTCGAAGGATGTCCACCCCCGAGGCCCGATCCCCACCCCCAGGCAGGCGCCTACCGCACCACCTTCAGCCCGGCTTCCTTCAGGAGGTCCCGGATCTGGCTCTCGTAGTCGACCACGAACTTGCGGGTCTCCGCCGAGCTGATCGGGGCGCTGATGAAGTGGTTTTCCTCGACATACTTGTCCCAGGCCGGCAGCGCCGTGAGCTTGGCCACCAGCTTGTCGTAATAGGCGATCACCTCGGGAGCCATGTCGGGCGGGCCGAGGATGCCGCGGGTCTGGGCGAAGGTGGCGACATTGAAGCCGGCCTCCGACAGTGTCGGCACGTCCTTGTAGGCCGGCAGGCGCTGGTCGGCGATCTGCGCCAGCACGCGGATCTTGCCGCCGCGGATCAGCTCGGTCGCCTCGCTGGGATCGAGGATCATGATGTCGACATGGCCGCCGAGCAGCGCGGACAGGCGCTCGCCGCCCGAGGGGAACGAGACATAAGCCCAGCTGGTCTTGGTGGCGCCCATCAATTGCTGGCGCAGGATGTTCTCGCGCGAGGAGGCGTTGCCGCCGGACTGCTTGAGCTGGTCGGGCTTCGCCTTTGCGGCCGCGATGAAGTCGCCCAGCGAGTTGAAGG harbors:
- a CDS encoding tripartite tricarboxylate transporter permease, with product MEALNGLMHGFGIAMLPANIFWCFVGCFLGTVIGILPGLGPAATISLLLPLTYTMDPTGGIIMLAGIYYGAKYGGSTTSILLNMPGEASSVVSCIDGYQMARNGRAGAALGIAAIASFVAGTVGLLLMTFVAPPIANFALSFSSPEYFALMVMGLSLVVLLSGKSMIKSVLSLVFGLWLATVGTDLFTAQSRFIFGRSELLGGIEFMTVAIGIFAIAEILLNIESKEKSELLTVPKGLRNLLPSWEELKACRFAFFNGSITGFIIGLLPGAGATVASFVSYGIEKAVSKHPERFGQGAPEGLAAPEGANNADTGGALLPLLTFGIPSGSSTAVLLSALILWGVKPGPLMMTESPDVFWGLVASLYIGNVVLLVMNLPLVGVFAQILRVPIYILHPAILGIAVAGAYGASGNLFDIVLLLLFGLIGFIMPKGAFPTAPLILGFVLGQPMERAIRQSLAMSVGDPIILVDRPISAVLLVIAALILMSPLWRRFRTVRAAVA
- a CDS encoding tripartite tricarboxylate transporter TctB family protein, encoding MLRYARDPNIIFGTGLSLLGIYIVHQSLGWTVYERDGPGPGFFPLIYGGVMLLFALWLTLQAIRAGGVGKPLPQDEPNEGGRLEAFSTWAALAVSVPLMWAFGFIIGFGAVLFFIIRVVFNRPTLGAAITAASIVAVLYLGFSELLESPLPTSAIWGF
- a CDS encoding tripartite tricarboxylate transporter substrate binding protein, whose amino-acid sequence is MNRRHFLGCTALLALSTVTPAFAGEFVPTRPLELVVHGGPGSGNDLLARALVAMIDQAKLSPVRIQVVNKPGGGSTNASSYLMSKKGDNNTIGIFTSVWIIDPLLQQEATTRLNDLTPLARLIFEPALVTVRADSPFNSLGDFIAAAKAKPDQLKQSGGNASSRENILRQQLMGATKTSWAYVSFPSGGERLSALLGGHVDIMILDPSEATELIRGGKIRVLAQIADQRLPAYKDVPTLSEAGFNVATFAQTRGILGPPDMAPEVIAYYDKLVAKLTALPAWDKYVEENHFISAPISSAETRKFVVDYESQIRDLLKEAGLKVVR